Within the Atribacterota bacterium genome, the region ATCCATTTCCTGTTTTGGGTCCATTTTCCCCTGATACGGGTAGTCAGTCCCATAAGCAGGATATGCTGGTGTATAAGCAGGGTAAGCCGGGTAACCTAAGAAGGCACTTCGTCGAAAGCCCCGACCAGCACCTCTGCCAAATCCACGGCCAAATCCACGTCTAAAACCCATTCCTAAGCGACCACCAACAGGATTAGCATAACCCGGAGCAGGATAACCGGCACAATAACCGGCTGCTCTTCCACTCATAGGACCAAAGCCTGCAGGACCAGTTCTATCACCACCTGGCATAATAAACACCTCCTTCTTTTTTGAATATTATTTTT harbors:
- a CDS encoding DUF5320 domain-containing protein, producing the protein MPGGDRTGPAGFGPMSGRAAGYCAGYPAPGYANPVGGRLGMGFRRGFGRGFGRGAGRGFRRSAFLGYPAYPAYTPAYPAYGTDYPYQGKMDPKQEMDLLQAEAEDIKAELDAVNKRLAELREDKKEG